One genomic window of Micromonospora sp. WMMD1128 includes the following:
- a CDS encoding VOC family protein: MTNETTIPLLPCRSLDDVAPFYQALGFQVTYRQIRPNPYLALLREDLNLHFFGMPEFDPATSYGSCLVVVDDLVGLHRVFTAGLRAAYGKVLVAGVPRMTRPRVRRNADGHTGFSIVDPGGNWIRFVARAATPDVDGSSAAGLSRALGNAVVQADSRGNPRQAAKILDGALTRPDATDEPAALVEALVYRAELALLLDEPEAARELLRRAGAVPLDEESRARLTDTLQHAADLAATLPPG, translated from the coding sequence ATGACGAACGAGACCACCATCCCGCTGCTGCCCTGTCGGTCCCTGGACGACGTGGCGCCGTTCTACCAGGCTCTCGGCTTCCAGGTGACCTACCGGCAGATCCGCCCCAACCCCTACCTGGCCCTGCTCCGGGAAGACCTGAACCTGCACTTCTTCGGCATGCCGGAGTTCGACCCGGCCACCTCGTACGGCAGTTGTCTGGTCGTCGTGGACGACCTGGTCGGCCTGCACCGCGTCTTCACGGCGGGCCTGCGCGCCGCGTACGGCAAGGTGCTCGTCGCCGGCGTGCCCCGGATGACCCGGCCCCGGGTCCGCCGCAACGCCGACGGACACACCGGTTTCAGCATCGTCGACCCCGGCGGCAACTGGATCCGGTTCGTGGCCCGGGCCGCCACGCCGGACGTCGACGGCAGCTCGGCCGCCGGTCTGTCCCGGGCGCTGGGGAACGCGGTGGTGCAGGCCGACTCCCGCGGTAACCCCCGGCAGGCCGCGAAGATCCTCGATGGCGCGCTGACCCGTCCGGACGCCACCGACGAGCCCGCCGCCCTCGTGGAGGCGCTCGTCTACCGGGCGGAGCTGGCGCTGCTGCTGGACGAGCCGGAAGCCGCTCGGGAACTGCTGCGGCGGGCCGGGGCGGTGCCGCTCGACGAGGAGTCGCGCGCCCGGCTGACCGACACCCTCCAGCACGCCGCCGACCTGGCCGCCACGCTGCCGCCCGGCTGA
- a CDS encoding G5 domain-containing protein gives MTHPSPQNPATVPVGAGRAHPAPKQSRRRRLSGGAKVAVVSTGLLLLAGCGGVATGASADAPKQPDKTEAAPATTGVGATAPAVVDLATSAPSPTEASPSPSASPLVRITTVTSTAKIAYSTRTVKDGTLSRGTKKVRTRGVAGVRTLTYRVTVTDGVQTGKKLVRSVVTRKPITQVVAVGTKQTRSCDPNYSGACVPIASDVDCAGGSGNGPAYVTGPVRVVGSDIYDLDRDGDGIGCDD, from the coding sequence GTGACGCATCCATCACCGCAGAACCCGGCAACCGTCCCCGTCGGCGCAGGCCGGGCCCACCCCGCTCCGAAGCAGTCCCGCCGGCGTCGGCTCTCTGGCGGCGCGAAGGTCGCGGTCGTATCGACAGGTCTGCTGCTGCTCGCCGGCTGCGGCGGAGTGGCGACCGGGGCGAGCGCCGACGCTCCGAAGCAACCGGACAAGACGGAAGCCGCGCCCGCAACGACGGGTGTCGGGGCCACGGCACCGGCGGTCGTGGATCTGGCGACCTCCGCCCCGTCACCGACCGAGGCGAGCCCGAGCCCGTCCGCATCGCCCCTGGTTCGGATCACCACCGTCACCTCGACCGCGAAGATCGCCTACTCCACCCGGACGGTGAAAGACGGCACCCTGTCACGGGGGACGAAGAAGGTACGCACTCGGGGCGTCGCCGGCGTCCGCACCCTCACCTACCGGGTGACGGTCACCGATGGGGTCCAGACCGGCAAGAAGCTGGTCCGTTCGGTGGTGACCAGGAAGCCGATCACGCAGGTGGTCGCCGTGGGCACCAAGCAGACACGCAGTTGCGACCCGAACTACAGCGGAGCCTGCGTGCCGATCGCGAGCGACGTGGACTGCGCCGGCGGCAGCGGCAACGGTCCCGCGTACGTCACCGGCCCGGTCCGTGTCGTCGGCAGCGACATCTACGACCTGGACCGGGACGGCGACGGTATCGGCTGTGACGACTGA
- a CDS encoding alpha/beta hydrolase, with product MTTTQTLQLPEVDLVYDVHAPSAAAGAHRPLFMIGQPMCADGFTTLASYFPDRTVITYDPRGLGRSVRRDGRMDSVPEVQATDVRAVVDALDAGPVDLFASSGGAVTALALVAAYPGTVATLVAHEPPLVPLLPDAEAAARANAACQEAYQKHGWGAGMAAFIAMTSWRGEFTDDYFAQPAPDPATFGMPVDDDGSRDDPLLSDRSAAVTSYRPDVDALRVTRTRVVIAVGEESAGTLTGRTSVATAELLGGLPAVFPSHHGGFLGEEGGYAGQPEAFARRLREILDGVA from the coding sequence ATGACCACAACCCAGACGCTCCAGCTGCCCGAGGTCGACCTCGTCTACGACGTCCACGCCCCGAGCGCGGCGGCCGGCGCACACCGGCCCCTGTTCATGATCGGCCAGCCGATGTGCGCCGACGGCTTCACCACGCTCGCCTCGTACTTCCCGGACCGGACCGTCATCACGTACGACCCGCGCGGGCTCGGACGCAGCGTGCGCCGGGACGGCCGCATGGACTCCGTACCGGAGGTGCAGGCCACCGACGTACGCGCCGTCGTCGACGCCCTCGACGCGGGCCCGGTCGACCTCTTCGCCAGCAGCGGCGGGGCGGTGACCGCGCTCGCGCTGGTGGCGGCCTACCCGGGCACGGTGGCCACGCTCGTGGCGCACGAGCCGCCGCTGGTGCCGCTGCTCCCCGACGCCGAGGCCGCCGCGCGGGCGAACGCCGCCTGCCAGGAGGCGTACCAGAAGCACGGCTGGGGCGCCGGCATGGCGGCGTTCATCGCCATGACGTCCTGGCGGGGCGAGTTCACCGACGACTACTTCGCCCAGCCCGCGCCGGACCCGGCCACATTCGGCATGCCGGTCGACGACGACGGCTCACGGGACGACCCGCTGCTGTCCGATCGGTCCGCCGCGGTCACCAGCTACCGGCCGGACGTCGACGCGCTCCGCGTGACGCGTACCCGGGTCGTCATCGCGGTGGGCGAGGAGTCGGCGGGCACCCTGACCGGACGTACCTCGGTGGCGACGGCCGAGCTGCTCGGTGGACTGCCGGCGGTCTTCCCGAGCCACCACGGCGGTTTCCTCGGGGAGGAGGGCGGCTACGCCGGGCAGCCGGAGGCGTTCGCCCGCCGGCTGCGGGAGATCCTCGACGGCGTCGCCTGA
- a CDS encoding GNAT family protein, whose protein sequence is MLVDGPVVLRPYRRSDAVEWSTIRRANRDWLAPWESHVPGGWDETNSPAAFRLVHADQRKSARTGDGMPFAVCLRSDGQERLVGHVNVGSIVRRAFCSGYVGYWVDSRVAGQGVIPTAVALAVDHAFGPGGLHRIEVNIRPENVPSRRVVEKLGFREEAYHVRYMHIDGAWRDHIGYAMTSEEVAAEGGLLARWHRVRDNRR, encoded by the coding sequence GTGCTTGTGGATGGTCCGGTGGTGCTGCGTCCCTACCGGCGTTCCGACGCGGTGGAGTGGTCGACGATCCGGCGCGCGAACCGGGACTGGCTCGCCCCGTGGGAGTCCCATGTGCCCGGCGGTTGGGACGAGACGAACTCGCCGGCCGCGTTCCGCCTGGTCCACGCCGACCAGCGGAAGTCCGCGCGGACCGGCGACGGGATGCCGTTCGCGGTCTGCCTGCGTTCCGACGGGCAGGAGCGGCTTGTCGGCCACGTCAACGTGGGCAGCATCGTGCGGCGGGCGTTCTGCTCCGGCTACGTGGGGTACTGGGTGGACTCGCGGGTGGCCGGTCAGGGTGTGATCCCGACCGCTGTCGCGCTCGCCGTGGACCACGCGTTCGGCCCCGGTGGGCTGCACCGGATCGAGGTGAACATCCGGCCGGAGAACGTCCCGTCCCGGCGCGTGGTGGAGAAGCTGGGCTTCCGCGAGGAGGCCTACCACGTGCGGTACATGCACATCGACGGCGCCTGGCGGGACCACATCGGATACGCGATGACCAGCGAGGAAGTGGCCGCCGAGGGCGGGCTGCTGGCCCGATGGCACCGCGTACGTGACAACCGGCGCTGA
- the glp gene encoding gephyrin-like molybdotransferase Glp: protein MTATADAEAAANELTPLADYLGSVLRRLRALPPLDLDLTQAYGNVLAEDVVAPHSFPAFDQAAVDGYAARWEDISGGSRGPGYVPAPSGMPGGRSIRLNVVGDLGAASWRPVRLTPGACFSVAAGAPLPLGADVVVPVEWTDQGMAAVEIFRAPRRGYGLRRAGEELVAGTLLARAGAYVSPALVAVFAATGIGHVVVRPSPRVVIVATGDELVDVGRGSQPGQVVDTNSHALTAAAAEAGALAYRVGICDDDPEALRGLLEDQTLRADLIITTGGTGTGPGDMVRRILSRRDGGRAGPVTFTEVALYPGTALGFGTVGAEEVPVVCLPGEPGAALIGFEVLARPAIQLLAGAEPVFRPSVRAHLLETVSSPVGLREFRPAHVAERRGGGYTVQPLAGGPYTLSGLAEANGLLVLGERVTTAAAGSTVDVLLLDRRR from the coding sequence ATGACCGCGACGGCCGACGCCGAGGCGGCCGCGAACGAGTTGACGCCGCTCGCCGACTACCTGGGCAGCGTGCTGCGCAGGTTACGGGCGCTGCCTCCGCTCGACCTCGACCTGACCCAGGCGTACGGCAACGTGCTCGCCGAGGACGTGGTCGCCCCGCACTCGTTCCCCGCCTTCGACCAGGCGGCGGTGGACGGGTACGCCGCGCGCTGGGAGGACATCTCCGGAGGGAGCCGGGGGCCGGGATACGTCCCGGCCCCCTCCGGTATGCCCGGCGGGCGCAGCATCCGGCTCAACGTCGTCGGTGACCTGGGCGCGGCGAGCTGGCGACCGGTCCGGCTCACCCCCGGCGCCTGCTTCTCGGTGGCGGCGGGCGCGCCACTGCCGCTCGGCGCGGACGTGGTGGTCCCGGTGGAGTGGACCGACCAGGGCATGGCCGCGGTGGAGATCTTCCGCGCCCCCCGACGCGGGTACGGCCTGCGCCGAGCCGGCGAGGAACTGGTCGCCGGCACGCTGCTCGCGCGCGCCGGCGCGTACGTCTCGCCGGCTTTGGTCGCGGTGTTCGCGGCCACCGGCATCGGGCACGTGGTGGTGCGACCGAGCCCCCGGGTGGTGATCGTGGCCACCGGCGACGAACTCGTCGACGTGGGCCGGGGCAGCCAGCCCGGTCAGGTGGTGGACACCAACTCGCACGCGCTGACCGCCGCGGCGGCGGAGGCGGGCGCGCTCGCGTACCGGGTCGGGATCTGCGACGACGACCCGGAGGCGCTGCGCGGCCTGCTGGAGGACCAGACGCTGCGGGCCGACCTGATCATCACCACCGGCGGCACCGGCACCGGCCCGGGCGACATGGTCCGCCGGATCCTGTCCCGCCGCGACGGCGGCCGGGCCGGGCCGGTCACCTTCACCGAGGTGGCCCTCTATCCCGGAACCGCGCTCGGGTTCGGTACGGTCGGCGCCGAGGAGGTGCCGGTGGTGTGTCTTCCCGGTGAGCCCGGCGCGGCGCTGATCGGCTTCGAGGTGCTGGCCCGCCCGGCCATCCAACTGCTCGCCGGCGCCGAGCCCGTGTTCCGGCCCAGCGTCCGCGCGCACCTGCTGGAGACCGTGTCGTCGCCGGTGGGGCTGCGCGAGTTCCGCCCCGCGCACGTGGCCGAGCGGCGCGGCGGCGGCTACACGGTGCAGCCGCTGGCCGGCGGCCCGTACACGCTCTCCGGCCTGGCCGAGGCGAACGGCCTGCTGGTGCTCGGTGAGCGGGTCACCACGGCCGCGGCGGGCTCCACCGTGGATGTGCTGTTGTTGGACCGGCGCCGGTGA
- a CDS encoding UTP--glucose-1-phosphate uridylyltransferase, producing MSEHSANPSATPGRSRAVKAVIPAAGLATRFLPATKAVPKELLPVVDRPVLQYIVEEATQAGITDVLLITGRGKTSMVDHFDRRPDLEERLAKKPDLLAAVKRTEELAAIYTCRQPEQLGLGHAVGFAESHVGDAPFAVLLGDEFVKPSEPLLPAMLELQARTGGVVLAFFEVDPAETSRYGIASVEPAESEYADIAEVVKVTGMVEKPSPEDAPSNLAVLGRYVLPGRIFDAIRRTQPGSGGEIQLTDAMELLRTEGVPVHAIVYRGTRYDTGMPLGYLQTVVQIASEREDLGAEFRKWLAEFVNNGDETVTDAVLNGLRDASGGANT from the coding sequence ATGTCGGAGCACTCAGCGAACCCCTCAGCGACCCCTGGTCGCTCCCGCGCGGTCAAGGCCGTCATCCCGGCCGCCGGCCTGGCCACCCGGTTCCTGCCGGCCACCAAGGCGGTCCCCAAGGAGCTGCTGCCGGTCGTCGACCGGCCGGTCCTCCAGTACATCGTCGAGGAGGCCACCCAGGCCGGCATCACCGACGTGCTGCTGATCACCGGGCGGGGCAAGACCTCGATGGTCGACCACTTCGACCGGCGGCCCGACCTGGAGGAACGGCTCGCCAAGAAGCCCGATCTGCTGGCCGCGGTCAAACGCACCGAGGAACTGGCCGCGATCTACACCTGCCGCCAGCCGGAGCAGCTCGGCCTCGGCCACGCCGTCGGGTTCGCCGAGTCGCACGTCGGCGACGCGCCCTTCGCGGTGCTGCTCGGCGACGAGTTCGTCAAGCCGTCCGAGCCGCTGCTGCCGGCCATGCTGGAGCTGCAGGCCCGCACCGGCGGCGTGGTGCTCGCGTTCTTCGAGGTCGACCCGGCCGAGACCAGCCGCTACGGCATCGCTTCGGTCGAGCCGGCCGAGTCGGAGTACGCCGACATCGCCGAGGTCGTCAAGGTCACCGGCATGGTGGAGAAGCCCAGCCCGGAGGACGCGCCGAGCAACCTGGCCGTCCTCGGCCGGTACGTGCTCCCGGGGCGGATCTTCGACGCGATCCGGCGCACCCAGCCGGGCAGCGGCGGCGAGATCCAGCTCACCGACGCGATGGAGCTGCTGCGCACCGAGGGGGTGCCGGTGCACGCGATCGTCTACCGGGGCACCCGCTACGACACCGGCATGCCGCTCGGCTATCTCCAGACCGTGGTCCAGATCGCGTCCGAGCGGGAGGACCTGGGCGCCGAGTTCCGCAAGTGGCTTGCCGAGTTCGTCAACAACGGCGACGAGACCGTCACCGACGCGGTCCTGAACGGCCTGCGCGACGCGTCCGGCGGTGCCAATACATGA
- a CDS encoding diguanylate cyclase has translation MTLRGRLTMAFLVVVLGPVLLGAFFVGTTLSAVDRGRATERLGLAAAGVRTSVDALCQQLRAAADAVALVADPAARSRAADQVVGRGLAAAVVIADATGRRSYATAGGPAGPWQDCAGVPAGPVGALAVQVRLRDPAGADLGAVAAAQPVDRAFVARLAAVTGVEVTLLDDPGRATTENQGVRAAVLAAAREVTGDRVAGTGDGRYVRRVGPSSGQPLPLVLSVRGDRPPGLYGALVAAVALAALLAVLAAGRLARVTTRPLIELAGAVDRVAHGDLTARVPVRSRDEIGRLAGAFNRMTRETGSYVAALTSSRDQLRNHLVVLGDTLASTHDLQRILRVILDSALAGTGARAGAVLLLDGHGVLVGQCVEGLTGRWPTDDPADPATLRVPVGAGVVGAVAATGEPLRGRWAPPDAPTGEPSCETYVAVPFAAPGVADPRGADRPGHPPADSDPTAGPPSAALGVLALYDRLGGHEFDDDDLVTLRTFAGHAAVAVENVRVHEEAQRLSLTDPLTGLWNYRYLRESIRREVERANRFGRMLSVLALDLDRFKEVNDTWGHAAGDAVLVEFARRVRGVIREVDLAFRHGGEEFVVLLPETDARGATIVAERIGAVVRDQPVSVDGHDAEPLRVPVTVSIGIAVYPDHAGGGQQVLDAADDALYAAKAAGRDGHRLAPAPDPVRTQEIPVAATTVSPPDGLPRAGAAEQAGAAPGGASSGPQPPRQSRGR, from the coding sequence TTGACGCTACGCGGGCGGTTGACGATGGCCTTCCTCGTGGTGGTCCTCGGCCCCGTCCTGCTCGGCGCGTTCTTCGTCGGCACCACACTGAGCGCGGTCGACCGTGGTCGCGCCACCGAGCGGCTGGGGCTGGCCGCGGCCGGCGTGCGTACCTCGGTCGACGCGCTCTGCCAGCAACTGCGCGCGGCGGCCGACGCGGTCGCTCTCGTCGCGGACCCGGCCGCCCGGTCGCGTGCCGCCGACCAGGTGGTCGGCCGCGGCCTGGCCGCCGCCGTCGTGATCGCCGACGCCACCGGCCGGAGAAGCTACGCCACCGCCGGCGGCCCGGCCGGCCCCTGGCAGGACTGCGCCGGCGTCCCGGCCGGCCCGGTGGGCGCGCTCGCCGTCCAGGTCCGGCTCCGCGACCCGGCCGGCGCCGACCTCGGCGCGGTCGCCGCCGCGCAGCCCGTCGACCGGGCCTTCGTGGCGCGGCTCGCGGCCGTGACCGGCGTCGAGGTCACCCTCCTCGACGACCCCGGGCGAGCCACGACCGAAAATCAGGGGGTACGCGCGGCGGTGCTGGCCGCCGCCCGCGAGGTCACCGGGGATCGGGTGGCCGGGACCGGCGACGGGCGGTACGTGCGCCGGGTCGGGCCGTCCTCGGGGCAGCCGCTGCCGCTCGTGCTCTCGGTGCGCGGCGACCGCCCGCCCGGCCTGTACGGCGCGCTGGTGGCCGCCGTCGCGCTGGCCGCGCTGCTGGCCGTGCTGGCGGCCGGGCGGCTGGCCCGGGTGACCACCCGACCGTTGATCGAGCTGGCCGGCGCGGTGGACCGGGTGGCGCACGGCGACCTGACCGCGCGGGTGCCGGTGCGCAGCCGGGACGAGATCGGCCGGCTGGCCGGCGCGTTCAACCGGATGACCCGGGAGACCGGCAGTTACGTGGCGGCGTTGACAAGCAGCCGGGACCAGCTCCGCAACCATCTGGTGGTGCTCGGCGACACGCTCGCGAGCACGCACGACCTGCAACGGATCCTGCGGGTGATCCTGGACAGCGCGCTCGCCGGCACCGGCGCCCGGGCCGGCGCGGTGTTGCTGCTCGACGGCCACGGGGTGCTCGTCGGCCAGTGCGTGGAGGGGCTGACCGGGCGCTGGCCGACCGACGACCCGGCCGACCCGGCGACGCTGCGGGTGCCGGTCGGCGCCGGCGTGGTCGGGGCGGTGGCCGCCACCGGGGAGCCGCTGCGTGGCCGGTGGGCGCCGCCGGACGCGCCGACCGGGGAGCCGTCCTGCGAGACGTACGTGGCGGTGCCGTTCGCCGCGCCCGGCGTGGCCGACCCGCGTGGGGCGGACCGTCCCGGCCATCCGCCGGCCGACAGCGACCCCACCGCCGGCCCGCCCAGCGCGGCGCTCGGCGTACTGGCCCTCTACGACCGGCTCGGCGGGCACGAGTTCGACGACGACGACCTGGTCACGCTGCGGACCTTCGCCGGCCACGCGGCGGTGGCGGTGGAGAACGTCCGGGTGCACGAGGAGGCACAACGGCTCTCCCTGACCGACCCGCTCACCGGGCTGTGGAACTACCGCTACCTGCGCGAGTCGATCCGGCGGGAGGTGGAGCGGGCGAACCGGTTCGGCCGGATGCTCAGCGTGCTCGCCCTCGACCTGGACCGGTTCAAGGAGGTCAACGACACGTGGGGGCACGCCGCCGGGGACGCCGTGCTCGTCGAGTTCGCCCGCCGGGTACGCGGCGTGATCCGCGAGGTGGACCTGGCGTTCCGGCACGGCGGCGAGGAGTTCGTGGTGCTGCTGCCGGAGACCGACGCGCGGGGCGCCACGATCGTCGCCGAGCGGATCGGCGCGGTGGTACGGGACCAGCCGGTGTCCGTCGACGGGCACGACGCCGAGCCGCTGCGGGTGCCGGTGACGGTGTCCATCGGCATCGCCGTCTATCCGGACCACGCCGGCGGCGGCCAGCAGGTGCTCGACGCGGCCGACGACGCGCTCTACGCGGCCAAGGCCGCCGGGCGGGACGGCCACCGGCTGGCGCCCGCCCCCGATCCGGTGCGCACGCAGGAGATTCCGGTGGCCGCCACCACGGTCAGCCCGCCCGACGGGCTGCCCCGGGCCGGCGCGGCGGAGCAGGCGGGCGCCGCGCCGGGCGGCGCGTCTTCCGGTCCTCAGCCGCCGCGGCAGAGCCGTGGCCGATAG
- a CDS encoding 5-formyltetrahydrofolate cyclo-ligase, with protein MPDFSDEVHEAKRELRVALLAARRSLSATRRAEAAASVQAELISLVRRMRPTRMTAYVPVASEPGGPDLPEMLRAALPADAELLLPVLRDDLDLDWAAYTGPESLRAAGRGLREPTGPTCGRAAVAGADLVVVPALAVDHRGVRLGRGGGSYDRALARVPATVPTVALLHDGELVPTVPAGPHDRPVHCVITPRGGLAAVPGVGPGASAGRIRVP; from the coding sequence GTGCCGGATTTTTCGGATGAGGTGCACGAGGCGAAACGGGAGCTGCGCGTCGCGCTGCTCGCCGCCCGCCGATCGCTGTCCGCGACGCGCCGGGCCGAAGCCGCGGCGTCCGTGCAGGCCGAGCTGATTTCCCTGGTACGCCGGATGCGCCCGACCCGGATGACGGCGTACGTGCCGGTCGCCTCGGAACCCGGCGGGCCCGACCTGCCCGAGATGCTCCGGGCCGCGCTGCCGGCCGACGCCGAGTTGCTGCTGCCGGTGCTCCGGGACGACCTCGACCTGGACTGGGCCGCCTACACCGGCCCGGAGTCGCTGCGCGCCGCCGGCCGAGGGCTGCGCGAGCCGACCGGCCCGACGTGCGGCCGGGCCGCCGTGGCCGGGGCGGACCTGGTGGTGGTGCCGGCGCTGGCGGTGGACCACCGGGGCGTCCGGCTGGGCCGGGGCGGCGGCTCCTACGACCGGGCGCTGGCCCGGGTGCCCGCCACCGTACCGACGGTGGCGCTCCTGCACGACGGCGAGCTGGTCCCGACGGTTCCGGCCGGCCCGCACGACCGGCCGGTGCACTGCGTGATCACGCCCCGGGGCGGGCTGGCGGCGGTGCCGGGTGTGGGACCGGGCGCTTCCGCTGGACGAATCCGGGTGCCATGA
- a CDS encoding flagellar biosynthesis protein FlgA — MADAEVTLRPVRWRVPRGRTLLRVTLVAVLLGLAAAVLQTPAGCPPRPLPAALPTPAEPRPDGALTLPAGAVGVPIRLAEPAALAVLRPGARVDLLVVPAGGSRDPTLLAPRALVLDVVGANGVVDGSSALYLALPPEQARRAVGLPEGSRFAVVVRG; from the coding sequence GTGGCGGATGCAGAGGTGACGTTGCGGCCGGTGCGCTGGCGCGTCCCCCGGGGCCGCACGCTGCTGCGGGTGACGCTTGTCGCGGTGCTGCTGGGGCTGGCCGCCGCAGTGCTGCAGACGCCGGCCGGCTGCCCGCCCAGGCCGCTTCCGGCCGCCCTCCCGACGCCCGCCGAGCCACGGCCGGACGGAGCCCTGACGCTGCCCGCCGGGGCGGTCGGCGTGCCGATCCGGTTGGCCGAGCCGGCTGCCCTCGCGGTGCTACGCCCGGGTGCCCGGGTCGACCTGCTGGTCGTGCCGGCCGGCGGATCGCGCGATCCCACCCTGCTCGCACCGCGCGCGTTGGTGCTCGATGTGGTGGGGGCCAACGGGGTGGTCGACGGCTCCTCGGCGCTCTATCTGGCGCTCCCACCGGAGCAGGCCCGACGCGCGGTCGGCCTGCCTGAGGGCAGTCGCTTCGCCGTGGTGGTACGCGGCTGA
- a CDS encoding DUF2231 domain-containing protein: MFREVNGLPGHVLVIHAVVVLVPLLALLTVAYGAFARWRHRLDWAVVALAVVTPILAWVATESGEELEEALESRGYPPEGLAKIHEHSEYGETLLWFTLGLAVVALLLVLSTKGFARLQSLPRWVPLALTAVAAVLAVFAIIYVYLTGDSGAKMVWDGIV; the protein is encoded by the coding sequence GTGTTCAGGGAAGTCAACGGTCTCCCGGGCCACGTCCTGGTCATTCATGCGGTGGTGGTGCTGGTGCCGCTGTTGGCGCTGCTCACCGTCGCGTACGGGGCGTTTGCCCGCTGGCGGCACCGGCTGGACTGGGCGGTGGTGGCGCTCGCCGTGGTCACGCCGATCCTGGCCTGGGTGGCGACCGAGTCCGGCGAGGAGCTGGAGGAGGCGCTGGAGTCGCGGGGCTACCCGCCGGAAGGGCTGGCGAAGATCCACGAGCATTCCGAGTACGGTGAGACCCTGCTCTGGTTCACGCTCGGGCTCGCGGTCGTGGCGCTGCTGCTGGTGCTGAGCACCAAGGGTTTCGCCCGCCTCCAGAGCCTGCCCCGCTGGGTGCCCCTGGCGCTCACCGCCGTGGCGGCCGTCCTCGCCGTGTTCGCGATCATCTACGTCTACCTGACCGGTGACAGCGGGGCCAAGATGGTGTGGGACGGCATCGTCTGA
- a CDS encoding oxygenase MpaB family protein, giving the protein MDTEDLGLFGPGSVTWKVHEEPILIVAGLRSLYLQALHPRAMAGVAQNSNYRADAWGRLVRTAGYVATTIYGTTAEAEAAGRRLRALHARLRATDPLTGEVFRVDEPDLLRWVHVTEVESFVTTARRAGLTLTDDEVDGYYTEQRRAATLVGLDPGDVPGTAAEVGAYYRDVRPELRMTREAAETAVFLTAPPIPWKLSLPVKLGLSLGPPRWAYLGVAGAALGLLPPWALRLYGGLGLPTTALSAEVGVRALRLALAAVPRRYREGPLQQVAKERAARLAAA; this is encoded by the coding sequence GTGGACACCGAAGACCTCGGCCTGTTCGGACCGGGATCGGTCACGTGGAAGGTGCACGAGGAACCGATCCTGATCGTCGCCGGCCTGCGCTCGCTCTACCTGCAGGCGTTGCATCCGCGCGCGATGGCGGGGGTGGCGCAGAACAGCAACTACCGGGCCGACGCCTGGGGCCGGCTGGTCCGGACGGCGGGCTACGTGGCGACGACGATCTACGGCACCACCGCCGAGGCGGAGGCGGCCGGGCGGCGGCTGCGTGCGCTGCACGCCCGGTTGCGTGCCACCGACCCGCTCACCGGCGAGGTGTTCCGGGTCGACGAGCCGGACCTGCTGCGCTGGGTGCACGTCACCGAGGTCGAGTCGTTCGTGACCACCGCGCGGCGGGCCGGGCTGACGCTCACCGACGACGAGGTGGACGGCTACTACACCGAGCAGCGCCGGGCGGCCACCCTGGTCGGGTTGGACCCGGGCGACGTGCCGGGCACCGCCGCCGAGGTCGGGGCGTACTACCGGGACGTGCGTCCGGAACTGCGGATGACCCGCGAGGCGGCCGAGACCGCGGTGTTCCTGACCGCGCCGCCGATCCCGTGGAAGCTCAGCCTGCCGGTGAAACTCGGCCTGAGTCTGGGCCCGCCACGCTGGGCGTACCTGGGGGTCGCCGGCGCCGCGTTGGGGTTGCTGCCGCCGTGGGCGTTGCGGCTCTACGGCGGGCTCGGGCTGCCCACCACGGCGTTGTCGGCCGAGGTGGGTGTGCGGGCGTTGCGGCTGGCCCTGGCGGCGGTGCCGCGGCGCTACCGGGAGGGGCCGTTGCAACAGGTGGCCAAGGAGCGGGCGGCCCGGCTCGCGGCTGCCTGA